In Trifolium pratense cultivar HEN17-A07 linkage group LG7, ARS_RC_1.1, whole genome shotgun sequence, a genomic segment contains:
- the LOC123897728 gene encoding cysteine proteinase inhibitor 1-like — MKLLNNVAIFVLLILSVSVISDAVKKDVLVGGYTPIKDIKDPHVAEIAQFAVTEYGKQSGTKLILVKVIKGETQVVSGTNYRLVLAAKDKSVTKNYEAIVWEKPWLHFRNLTSFKPL; from the coding sequence ATGAAACTTCTTAACAACGTTGCAATCTTTGTTCTTCTCATTCTATCCGTCTCAGTAATTTCCGATGCTGTGAAGAAAGATGTTCTTGTCGGTGGGTATACTCCAATCAAAGACATAAAAGACCCACACGTGGCAGAGATCGCGCAATTCGCGGTAACAGAGTACGGTAAACAATCTGGTACGAAACTGATTCTTGTTAAAGTGATTAAAGGTGAGACACAAGTTGTTTCTGGTACAAATTATCGTCTTGTTTTGGCTGCTAAAGATAAATCTGTTACTAAGAATTATGAAGCTATTGTTTGGGAAAAACCATGGCTTCATTTCAGGAATCTTACTTCGTTTAAACCTCTTTAA